In the Halichoerus grypus chromosome 4, mHalGry1.hap1.1, whole genome shotgun sequence genome, one interval contains:
- the NABP1 gene encoding SOSS complex subunit B2 isoform X2, with amino-acid sequence MNGVNDPPLFIKDIKPGLKNLNVVFIVLEIGRVTKTKDGHEVRSCKVADKTGSITISVWDEIGGLIQPGDIIRLTRGYASMWKGCLTLYTGRGGELQKIGEFCMVYSEVPNFSEPNPDYRGQQSRGAHNEQKNNSMNNNMGTGTFGPVGNGVQTGPESRGCQFSYAGRSNGRGPTNPQLQGTANNQTVMTTISNGRDPRRAFKR; translated from the exons ATGAATGGGGTCAACGACCCACCtctttttataaaagatattaaGCCCGGACTGAAAAACTTAAATGTCGTCTTTATTGTCCTGGAGATAG GACGCGTGACCAAAACCAAAGACGGCCATGAAGTGAGATCATGCAAAGTAGCAGATAAAACGGGCAGCATCACTATTTCCGTGTGGGATGAAATCGGAGGTCTTATACAGCCAGGGGATATTATTCGGTTGACCAGAGG gtATGCATCCATGTGGAAAGGGTGTTTGACACTGTATACTGGAAGGGGTGGAGAACTTCAAAAAATTGGGGA attttgtatGGTTTATTCAGAAGTGCCAAATTTCAGTGAACCCAACCCAGATTATCGAGGACAACAGAGCAGAGGG gCACACAATGAACAGAAGAATAATTCCATGAATAATAATATGGGTACAGGTACATTTGGACCAGtgg gaAATGGGGTTCAAACTGGCCCAGAATCAAGGGGATGCCAGTTTTCATATGCTGGTAGAAGCAATGGCCGGGGACCTACAAATCCACAGCTACAAGGAACAGCTAATAATCAAACAGTCATGACCACAATAAGTAATGGCAGGGACCCTCGGAGAGCCTTTAAAAGATGA
- the NABP1 gene encoding SOSS complex subunit B2 isoform X1, protein MNGVNDPPLFIKDIKPGLKNLNVVFIVLEIGRVTKTKDGHEVRSCKVADKTGSITISVWDEIGGLIQPGDIIRLTRGYASMWKGCLTLYTGRGGELQKIGEFCMVYSEVPNFSEPNPDYRGQQSRGAHNEQKNNSMNNNMGTGTFGPVGNGVQTGPESRGCQFSYAGRSNGRGPTNPQLQGTANNQTVMTTITKLLSCSSLLLKNLKNGNTLKRKPPKPKQSELQSIMNICPTSLLGRYSSRRGRKFSTFLFPGAFTCEFLNV, encoded by the exons ATGAATGGGGTCAACGACCCACCtctttttataaaagatattaaGCCCGGACTGAAAAACTTAAATGTCGTCTTTATTGTCCTGGAGATAG GACGCGTGACCAAAACCAAAGACGGCCATGAAGTGAGATCATGCAAAGTAGCAGATAAAACGGGCAGCATCACTATTTCCGTGTGGGATGAAATCGGAGGTCTTATACAGCCAGGGGATATTATTCGGTTGACCAGAGG gtATGCATCCATGTGGAAAGGGTGTTTGACACTGTATACTGGAAGGGGTGGAGAACTTCAAAAAATTGGGGA attttgtatGGTTTATTCAGAAGTGCCAAATTTCAGTGAACCCAACCCAGATTATCGAGGACAACAGAGCAGAGGG gCACACAATGAACAGAAGAATAATTCCATGAATAATAATATGGGTACAGGTACATTTGGACCAGtgg gaAATGGGGTTCAAACTGGCCCAGAATCAAGGGGATGCCAGTTTTCATATGCTGGTAGAAGCAATGGCCGGGGACCTACAAATCCACAGCTACAAGGAACAGCTAATAATCAAACAGTCATGACCACAATAA CAAAACTGTTAAGCTGCTCAAGTCTCCTGTTGAAGAATTTGAAGAATGGGAACACTCTGAAAA gGAAGCCTCCAAAACCAAAGCAAAGTGAATTACAGTCCATAATGAATATTTGCCCTACCAGTCTGCTTGGACGGTACTCatcaagaagaggaagaaagtttTCTACCTTCCTCTTTCCTGGTGCTTTCAcctgtgaatttttaaatgtctaa